CTGAATACAAAAGCTGACTCTCGCCATGAATATAGCAGTAGAAGCTGGCATGCCATTAAAGACaaaggacaatactatagaaattaaacttggatatattttagagtagtcattgtgcagcttgtataataatatagatttactgtcctctgaaaataactgaacattattgttaaaatagttggcaacaaaagtgagttcACCCTAAGTGATAACTGCTGTACATCTTTcaccatgcaaagtcacatgtcTTATAGTTAATGTTCACGTGTTTGTCAGTGGGCAAGTATATCTTCAGACCCAAACCCTATTAAGCACCCAAGTGCGAAGTGGCGAAGCACCATGTGTCCAACATCCAGCAGCTCTGTGATATCACtatggaggagtggaagaggatcccaGCAATAACATGGTAAATTTAATGCCCAGGAAGATTAAGGTTGTGCTAGAGAACAATGGagctcacacaaaatattgacacagTTTTGACAGGTTCACTTAGGGTGGACAAATTTTCGTTGACAGTTATTTACacaataaagtctgcatgttgagttattgttaAAAGACAGTAAATATGTACTGCTATACAAGTTGCACATCAACTACTGAAGTATACccaatttttatttctacagtatTGTCCCTTGAAAACATATAAGAAAGTGGTTGctgaaatgtgaggggtgtactcactttggAGAACTTCTATATGTATATAgatgtatatacacatatggAAATGTAAATTCTATATGGAAATTACATAAGGAAAGTATAGacgtatacacaaacacactgttcgggcaaaaaaaaaaagtcaccactttaaaaaggtcaaattattagTCTGCATCAAGTAAcgaaaaacaataaacatgatTTTAAATGACTGAAACTGGTTAAAagctgtccaacacattattaaaacctttaaagaCTGTACCGAACCTTTAACttcatggaagaaatgtggtaagaaaaaaaaatgtgaacggGAATTACTTAAATGCTTAGAAAAGATGCATGTTTCAAAAACTAACAGTAGAAATTACAGCTAtgaaatagtgaaagtaagagcatttctttGCTCTGGGATTTTGACCTAACAGttatgtggccataagaaaaccacgtGTTAGTGCATAAGGAatataaagattggactttggagcaaaggaaaaaggtcatatggtctgatgagtGCCGATTAATCCTATTTCAAAGCAAAaggtgtgtcagggtaaaaagggaagcaCATAAAGCAATGCATCCATCATGCCTCTGGAGCCTCTGGATGATCTcgatgatctggggttgcttcagctgGTCAGATCTAGCTAGGCCCAGCAACgatatgtggcaataaaattaagacatctgatgacctgaatgtactgaatgaccaggttactCCAGGATTCAAGTTGTGAGAGCATGGATCTGTGAGCATGAGGGAATCATGTTTGCATATGAATGCAACCATCACACCATGCACCATAATCATAGCTTAAGTCAATGAAAACTTGGAGTGTGCCACTTTTTTTTGCCAGACAGCGCACattaccagtcaaatgtttggataCACCATCTAATTCCATGACCCTTCCtgatttgtatgtttttctACATTGCAGAACAATACTAAAGGCATTTGAAATATGCAATGCAATAATCTCCtgtgaacagttgatattgagatgtgtctgctacttatgctctgcaAAGCCTTCCTAACACTgtaatctgagctgctgttaattggtgatttttgaggctggtaactgttaatgaacttctccacaGCAGAGTTaagtttggtcttgctttcctgggatggtcttcatgagggccagtttcatcatggtgcttgactagttttgcaaatgcacttgacaatagtGTTCCAGAACTGTTCCAGAAGAGCTGATctttttgtgttaaaataacaattgactgttgtttcataattacctaatccatatgttattttattctgaaaaaaaaaaaatccagtattgttttagaatgtagaaaatgaattGAAATTTGTATCCAAACCATTGACAGATATGTGCAAACCTTTgattggtactgtatataatgatcAGTTTAGGATTTGATACTTCTGATCATTTTAAACTGGTCACACTATTTCACTCGTATGTAAAACTTGGGGATTTTTTGCAGAGCTAGTTCCATTATTTGTTGGTTTTAACATCCAAGgactactttttatttttattttgttggacATTGTTAGTCACTTTTGTGGATAAaggtaaatatttataataataataataataataataataataataaagtaagaaCAGTTTAGAATAATCCATCAACACTTGAGGATAAACCTGTACAAGACCAAAGTGCTTACATAAAACTTCATTTTTACCAACAGGGTAAATGCCCAGGttaattaatttacatataaaaatgcttgagtATTATTTCACTGCATGATGAAGCCAGTCCTCGGGGGAAGACCAGGCCTCTGAGGAAATGCTGGTGTGTACGACTGCGTTAGTGGACCTGTGTAGGATGGCACCATGCTGGGCATTTGGACAGGAGGGTAAGGAGTTGCTGGGTAGGGTAAAGTGATCTGCTGCCCTGTTTGATGGGCTGAAGTTGAAGGTGCTGCCCTCATAGCAAGTGGGGAGCCATTAACCTGGTCATGGAAGGGTGCAGTGGAGGTGGACGTCTGAGAATTACCATGCTCTGTggatgcttgtggcatctggaAACATTTAAGCACCATCTCCTGCAGCTTGTCGATCTTCACACGCCGCAAATGAGCCAACTTTCTCTTGCTCTGATAGGTTTCGATGAAGGTGTCCAGAGACAACTCACCATCAAGGAAGGAGTCTGCCATGTTCTAAAATGCCCATTAGGTAATTTAGAATAATAATCAATGTAAAAACAGTAATGTTGACAGGAATAAAACGAAGGTGCTATGCTTTGAATTAACCCAACATTAATGGGGCCAGAAACATTTCACATACTACATTCACATTACCAAGTGACAAGTAAACTTGTGTGACCTGTTTTGGTTGATCTGAggctgaaaaacttttttttctttagttccAATAAGAATTGGTAATATATAGCTATATAAAACCattaagccataacattatgaaaaTTAAGatgtcagataaaaaaaatgccatcAAATTAGGAAAAGCTCAATTTCAAATGGCACTTGTTGGATTGTTACTACAATCACTTGTCTGTGTCAAGAATGTATAGAGAAAATAAATTGTcgccagtgttttttttttgtttttttttggtggctAATGTGAACATAAGGTTATGCTCTTATCCTATAAAAGCTTTGCTATTAGTTTCACTGCACATGCTGAATAATCAATAGCAGATATTGAATAATActgatattaaaatattcataacGCTTATATATTGATGATGTATACTGATGTTAAAACAGATTTTACCTCTGTTTCCTCCTCAATTTTGGCACCTTCAGCTTGTAGTAGGGCCAACAGTGTGTCCAGCGAGCTTTTCCCTGAGTGGTGATCTgagcaaacacaaaaataattacaaacacCAAGCATTATCCAGAATGATTCATGCGCCTAAAATCACATCACATATTTGGTTTCGTGATTGACTTGGCCAGTCTAAAACCTTCCACATTTCACCTGACAAAAACCTTGTGTTTGCAGTTTTTTTAGGTCATTGTCTTGTGAAACTCATTCCAACTAGGCATCTTGGCAGACAGAATCAGGGTTCGAATTACACATGGGCTTTCGGATGAGGCCCATTTTGCAGTGTGCACCACGACTTCCCAAGTCACAAGCATGCACATTCATACAAGTGCACAACAGTGTGGTCAATAACAGGGTTACTGTGAgaaacattttgacattttgattaCCCAGAAATCAccccaaaataataaaaacacagtttgttccattatcaaaCAACTTTTACAACAGTTTAGGAGCTACATAAATCTAGTAATCTGAGTGCCGCACTTCCACGCATGGATGGCCACAGCAGGAACAGATAAAGAATTGTGTTCATTTTGTGTAGACTTTTGTGAAGTCTCAAGCGAGGTTACTGTAACCACCTCAAAGTTTATTCCTGTAAATACATGGCAAAAGTGTTTATTTCCCTATGCCAATAGTTacaatttatcatttatttaaaatatgttttttcctAGTGgttaatccattttaaaatttaatgttgTTGATTATCCACTAAGCTA
The sequence above is drawn from the Clarias gariepinus isolate MV-2021 ecotype Netherlands chromosome 17, CGAR_prim_01v2, whole genome shotgun sequence genome and encodes:
- the vps37bb gene encoding VPS37B subunit of ESCRT-I b, whose product is MGEIYGFTSKFSSYSMTQLNELLEDDEKLSEIVKELDEMQEMQQTKEMTIASNRSLAEQNFSLQPSLEQQKMQLTKHYCRLQELYEAHQLRKCTLDHHSGKSSLDTLLALLQAEGAKIEEETENMADSFLDGELSLDTFIETYQSKRKLAHLRRVKIDKLQEMVLKCFQMPQASTEHGNSQTSTSTAPFHDQVNGSPLAMRAAPSTSAHQTGQQITLPYPATPYPPVQMPSMVPSYTGPLTQSYTPAFPQRPGLPPRTGFIMQ